The DNA window TCCCAGCGGTGGGAAACAGGCCGATCGAAGCGAACACGTACCATGCCGAGAGGCAGCCGCCATCGTCGTTGCCGTCCAAACCGTTCTCCCGATCGCCGTACTTCGTTTCGAGAATCCAGCGTGCCCACTTTTGCGTCCGATCGGGACGCCCCGCGCTGTTGAAAAAGAACGCGGCGTAAAGGTCGGGCTGGTTTCCGTGCCAGTAATACGCGTTGGGCAAGGCCCCGACAGCCGGGGTGGATTTGGCGAAGAATTGCTCCAGTTCCTCGACGAAATAGGCAGGGCTCCGGAACAGGGACACAAGCCCAGGGGCGTCAAACGGAACCGCCCAGCGCCATTGCAAGGCGCTGCCTTCGACATAGGCGCCCGTGTACTTGCCGCTGGGGTCCTGATAGGTCAAGAGCTCTGGTCGAAAATCGGCGAAGAACGTGCCGTGGGCATCGCGCGGCTGGAAGTATTGGGTCTGGGGATTCCAGAGATTGCGATAGTACTGCGCGTGCGCGGCGAACCGTGCGGCGTCTTCGCGGTGGCCCAGCGCCTCCGCCAGACGAGCTATCGCGTAATCGGCATAGCAGTACTCCAAGGTGCTCGCCACGGAATGGCGCATGCGGTCGGACGGGCAATAGTGGAAATGCAAATAGTCCTCGATCCCGGCCCGGCCCGAAAACCGCGTCTTCTCCGTCGGGCCCAGAGCCGTCTTGCGCATCGCCTGATACGCGGCCTCGACATCGAAATCGTGAATGCCCTTGAGGTACGCTTCCGCGACGACCATGTCCGCCGGGGTGCCGAACATCGAATTGGTGTAC is part of the Pirellulales bacterium genome and encodes:
- a CDS encoding glycoside hydrolase family 92 protein — translated: LGFDGQVHRAAGFRFYTDMSLWDTFRTTHPLFTWIAPAEQRDMLVSLTEMAKQGGYLPRWPSGNGYTNSMFGTPADMVVAEAYLKGIHDFDVEAAYQAMRKTALGPTEKTRFSGRAGIEDYLHFHYCPSDRMRHSVASTLEYCYADYAIARLAEALGHREDAARFAAHAQYYRNLWNPQTQYFQPRDAHGTFFADFRPELLTYQDPSGKYTGAYVEGSALQWRWAVPFDAPGLVSLFRSPAYFVEELEQFFAKSTPAVGALPNAYYWHGNQPDLYAAFFFNSAGRPDRTQKWARWILETKYGDRENGLDGNDDGGCLSAWYVFASIGLFPTAGTDRYEIASPLWQRAEINLGKQRLSIVADNFARDHVYVQKILLNGTPLNRRWLKHDEIAGGGVLRFEMGPKPAP